One Brachyspira pilosicoli P43/6/78 genomic window carries:
- the tsaE gene encoding tRNA (adenosine(37)-N6)-threonylcarbamoyltransferase complex ATPase subunit type 1 TsaE yields the protein MKEILKEYNNITIDNIEEVAQYIYELLKDGDLIIMNGDLGFGKTTFVRLLSRLLQSDDIVSSPSFTLINEYNIILNNKETILRHVDLYRLSSVAELDDIGFKDKIKEDGITMIEWGEKFIEYFDKPYYLFEIEMINNDSRLYRISLIK from the coding sequence ATGAAAGAAATATTAAAAGAATATAATAATATTACCATAGATAATATAGAAGAAGTAGCTCAATATATATATGAATTGCTAAAAGACGGTGATTTAATTATAATGAATGGAGATTTGGGCTTTGGAAAAACTACTTTTGTAAGACTTCTTTCAAGACTGCTTCAAAGTGATGACATAGTAAGCAGCCCATCTTTTACTTTAATAAATGAGTATAATATTATATTAAATAACAAAGAAACTATACTTCGCCATGTTGATCTTTATAGACTTTCTTCTGTGGCAGAACTTGATGATATTGGATTTAAAGATAAGATAAAAGAAGACGGCATTACTATGATAGAATGGGGAGAGAAGTTTATAGAGTATTTTGACAAGCCGTATTATTTATTTGAAATAGAAATGATTAATAATGACAGCAGATTATATAGGATTAGTTTAATTAAATGA
- the mnmE gene encoding tRNA uridine-5-carboxymethylaminomethyl(34) synthesis GTPase MnmE: MSNYNLDDTIVALATPYSKSALALIRMSGKDSIKIASKICYYANNENKNITKFEHRKSYYALIKDENNTPIDELVVLTTLSPNTFTSEDTVEFMCHGSIVVIESLINLIIRNGARQANRGEFTYRAYINGRIGISEAEAIHDLIDSNNRLMAEASIYKIRGRLTREIDKLRENVKNTLMLIYGELDFPEDDTETFSYDKLIENFYTIKKDIENILNNSKRVENLINGIKVSIVGRVNAGKSSIFNMILDKERAIVSNIAGTTRDFLSENIYIDNIPFYFMDTAGFHKEADNDIELEGIERAKKCANEADIVIAVFDYNDNANDDDINLIEFLQQLKNKNIIYVLNKIDLEKKFNEKIDNAIEISTKTKQGKEKLIEALKNHIKDSDITIFNKESYVNNRERGYLERAIEQLNICIEKSNNNHLLDEVAEEINILNNILGNVSGKIEAEEIINEIFENFCIGK, encoded by the coding sequence ATGTCTAATTATAATTTAGATGATACTATAGTAGCATTAGCAACCCCCTATTCAAAAAGTGCATTGGCTTTAATAAGAATGTCTGGAAAAGATTCTATAAAAATTGCTTCAAAAATATGCTATTATGCCAACAATGAAAATAAAAACATTACAAAATTTGAACATAGAAAAAGTTATTATGCTTTAATTAAAGATGAAAACAATACTCCTATAGATGAGCTTGTAGTACTTACAACATTATCTCCAAACACATTTACATCAGAAGACACTGTAGAGTTTATGTGTCATGGAAGCATAGTTGTTATAGAATCATTAATAAACCTTATAATAAGAAACGGAGCAAGGCAAGCAAATAGAGGTGAGTTTACATATAGGGCTTATATCAATGGAAGAATTGGCATAAGTGAGGCTGAAGCTATACATGATTTAATAGATTCTAATAACAGATTAATGGCTGAAGCAAGCATTTATAAAATTAGAGGAAGACTTACAAGAGAGATAGATAAACTTAGAGAGAATGTAAAAAATACTCTTATGCTTATTTATGGAGAATTAGATTTTCCAGAAGATGATACAGAAACTTTTTCTTATGACAAACTAATAGAAAACTTTTATACAATAAAAAAAGATATAGAAAATATTTTAAATAATTCTAAGAGAGTAGAAAATCTAATTAACGGAATAAAAGTATCAATAGTAGGACGAGTTAATGCGGGAAAAAGTAGCATATTTAATATGATATTAGATAAAGAAAGAGCAATAGTTTCAAATATAGCTGGTACTACTAGGGATTTTTTGAGTGAAAACATTTATATAGATAATATACCATTTTATTTTATGGATACTGCGGGATTTCACAAAGAAGCTGATAACGATATAGAACTTGAAGGAATTGAGAGAGCTAAAAAATGTGCTAATGAGGCTGATATTGTAATTGCTGTTTTTGATTATAATGACAATGCTAATGATGATGATATTAATTTAATAGAGTTTTTACAACAATTAAAAAATAAAAATATAATTTATGTGTTAAACAAAATAGATTTAGAAAAAAAGTTTAACGAAAAAATAGACAATGCAATTGAAATAAGCACAAAAACAAAACAAGGAAAAGAGAAATTAATAGAGGCATTAAAAAATCATATAAAAGATTCTGATATAACAATTTTTAATAAAGAAAGCTATGTAAACAATAGAGAGAGAGGATATTTAGAGAGAGCAATAGAGCAGTTGAACATATGCATAGAAAAGTCAAATAATAATCATTTATTAGATGAAGTAGCAGAAGAGATAAATATATTAAACAACATATTAGGCAATGTAAGCGGAAAGATTGAAGCAGAAGAGATAATAAACGAGATATTTGAGAATTTCTGTATAGGTAAATAG
- a CDS encoding dipeptidase, which yields MIFDAHSDVLSDVAVKTLKGENNILKKYHYDNLVKGKVGGSIFVVWVERKNYERAFERANEILECFKKELNYCNDIIEVVKSYDEMIEAQNKNKFYAFLGFEGLMPIEDNIDILDSYYNDYGIRHASLTWNEENKLATGARGDSSRGLTELGKKVIKKMNDKGMIVDVSHLNDKSFFDVVNITDSPIIASHSNSRKLCGSLRNLTDEQLKVIRDLNGVVGFNCYKDFVDENKDKQTIDRAVDHIKYIADTIGVNHIGLGFDYNEYFEDEGITGVKGLEDASKSYTILEKLKEAGFNSDEIENIEYKNFHRIIKTVIK from the coding sequence ATGATTTTTGATGCTCATTCTGATGTTTTATCTGATGTTGCTGTAAAGACTTTGAAAGGCGAGAATAATATATTAAAAAAGTATCATTATGATAATTTAGTAAAAGGTAAAGTTGGAGGAAGTATATTTGTTGTATGGGTTGAGAGAAAAAATTACGAGAGAGCTTTTGAGAGGGCTAATGAGATACTTGAATGTTTTAAAAAAGAGCTTAATTATTGTAATGACATTATAGAAGTTGTAAAAAGTTATGATGAGATGATTGAGGCACAAAACAAAAATAAGTTTTATGCTTTTTTGGGTTTTGAGGGTTTAATGCCTATTGAAGATAATATAGATATTCTTGATAGTTATTATAATGATTATGGTATTAGGCATGCTAGTTTAACTTGGAATGAAGAGAATAAGCTTGCTACAGGGGCTAGGGGAGATAGCAGCAGAGGATTAACTGAACTTGGAAAAAAGGTAATAAAAAAAATGAATGATAAGGGAATGATAGTTGATGTTTCTCATTTGAATGATAAGTCTTTTTTTGATGTTGTTAATATTACAGACTCTCCTATAATAGCATCACATTCAAACAGCAGAAAGTTATGCGGCAGCTTAAGAAACCTTACAGATGAGCAGTTGAAAGTGATAAGAGATTTAAATGGAGTAGTAGGGTTTAATTGTTATAAAGATTTTGTAGATGAAAATAAAGATAAACAAACAATAGATAGGGCAGTTGATCATATAAAATATATTGCAGATACTATAGGAGTTAATCATATAGGGCTTGGCTTTGATTATAATGAATATTTTGAAGATGAGGGCATTACAGGAGTGAAGGGGCTTGAAGATGCTTCAAAGTCTTATACTATATTAGAAAAACTAAAAGAAGCTGGTTTTAACAGTGATGAGATAGAAAATATAGAATATAAAAACTTTCACAGAATAATAAAAACTGTAATAAAATAA
- a CDS encoding helicase C-terminal domain-containing protein, which yields MSEYDVEINNVFSLEAINFMRKSIVDSYGNEVYFGINFNSFGILDYIEVMARGNKDSVPAIISLSLEFDAVIHNHPSGQLTPSRADLAIASELGNNAGVGFYIVNNDVDDFYEVVRPIRKENVKNIDAPDALFMFTENGLLSKILKKYEYRQEQTELVEATIEAFNTNKHLISEAGTGIGKSFAYLIPALLWLKENKTRIVVSTNTINLQEQIINKDLPSIIDAIAPNVKYALVKGRNNYVCIKKVKDALNDTDKLDFEDQIEFFEDIDNWLNITKDGSITDLGYKPKSELWEMVACDTDTCTHRKCEYLEDCYFYKMRKQLNAAQLLIVNHHILCADLSLHAETSGRYSLLPKYTKVIIDEAHNFENSASSYFGDEGSKNGILKALFYISRIKKNKRLGIIETINNMVNQNKSSIEVDDYRELLELINSVHETTSRVRNVVDESSKQFLNYCHKNIQTKEGLGFKFRICPEIIINNKWKEEGIKPLREMVLVITSLVNACDKLYKKFFDIAIDKGFDYEEIAQMSNAYLERLKRQLISLNAAIDYKKDEYIRWVEARITKKGNLILNWHLTPVTVAKNLNDYLYLRFDTVAMYSATLTVSKSFNFFSNRLGFDYIEKNKKIEIYLESPFNYRDNARLYISTDSPDPASDSFNDYTSKVLLNVCDITGGRAFILFTAFSSLMKVYETTVEKLKEKNINALAQTASIHRHTLLDMFKASENNVLFGVDSFWEGVDVAGKNLEAVIIPKLPFAVPTDPISEGRYKYIEENGGNAFLDYALPFAVIKFKQGFGRLIRSKEDRGIVFVLDKRLYTKNYGMQFINSLPNASILRASIKEIFKDMNNFFEQ from the coding sequence ATGAGTGAGTATGATGTTGAAATAAATAATGTCTTTTCTTTAGAAGCAATAAATTTTATGAGGAAATCTATAGTTGATTCCTACGGTAATGAAGTATATTTTGGAATCAATTTTAATTCTTTCGGCATATTAGATTATATAGAAGTAATGGCAAGGGGAAACAAAGACTCTGTACCTGCTATAATATCGCTTTCATTAGAGTTTGACGCTGTAATACATAATCACCCATCAGGTCAGCTTACTCCTTCAAGAGCAGATTTAGCTATAGCAAGCGAATTGGGCAATAATGCTGGGGTTGGTTTTTATATAGTTAATAATGATGTTGATGATTTTTATGAAGTTGTAAGACCAATTAGAAAAGAGAATGTAAAAAACATAGATGCACCTGATGCCTTATTTATGTTTACAGAAAATGGTCTTTTAAGCAAAATATTAAAAAAATATGAATATAGACAAGAGCAAACAGAACTTGTAGAAGCTACAATAGAAGCTTTTAATACAAATAAACATTTAATATCAGAAGCAGGCACTGGAATAGGTAAATCATTTGCATATTTAATACCTGCTTTATTATGGCTTAAAGAAAATAAAACAAGAATAGTAGTTTCAACAAATACAATAAACCTACAAGAACAAATCATAAATAAGGATTTACCGTCTATAATAGATGCTATAGCTCCAAATGTAAAATATGCTTTAGTAAAGGGGCGTAACAATTATGTATGCATCAAAAAAGTAAAAGACGCTTTGAATGATACTGATAAATTAGACTTTGAAGACCAGATTGAGTTTTTTGAAGATATTGATAATTGGCTCAACATTACAAAAGATGGCTCTATTACAGATTTGGGTTACAAACCAAAATCTGAATTATGGGAAATGGTTGCATGCGATACCGACACTTGCACTCATAGAAAATGCGAATATTTAGAAGATTGTTATTTTTATAAAATGCGTAAACAGCTTAATGCAGCACAATTATTAATAGTTAATCATCATATACTATGTGCAGATTTATCTTTGCATGCAGAAACTTCAGGCAGATATAGCTTACTTCCAAAGTATACAAAAGTGATAATTGATGAGGCTCATAATTTTGAGAACTCTGCTTCAAGTTATTTTGGAGATGAGGGAAGCAAAAATGGTATATTAAAAGCACTTTTTTATATATCAAGAATAAAGAAAAATAAAAGGCTCGGCATAATAGAAACTATTAATAATATGGTTAATCAAAATAAATCTTCTATAGAAGTAGATGACTATAGAGAATTATTAGAGTTAATTAATAGTGTACATGAAACAACTTCAAGAGTAAGAAATGTAGTAGATGAATCTTCAAAACAGTTTTTAAACTACTGCCACAAAAACATACAAACAAAAGAAGGATTAGGATTTAAATTTAGAATATGTCCGGAAATAATAATTAATAATAAATGGAAAGAAGAAGGAATTAAACCTTTAAGAGAAATGGTTTTAGTTATTACTTCATTGGTTAATGCATGCGATAAACTTTATAAAAAATTCTTTGATATAGCAATAGATAAGGGATTTGATTATGAAGAGATTGCACAGATGAGTAATGCCTATCTTGAAAGACTTAAAAGACAATTAATCTCACTCAATGCTGCAATAGATTATAAAAAAGATGAATATATAAGATGGGTTGAAGCAAGAATAACTAAAAAAGGAAATCTAATACTTAATTGGCATCTTACCCCTGTTACAGTAGCTAAAAACTTAAATGATTATTTATATTTGAGGTTTGATACTGTTGCTATGTATTCTGCCACTCTCACAGTTTCAAAGAGTTTTAACTTCTTTTCTAATAGACTTGGCTTTGACTATATAGAAAAAAACAAAAAGATAGAAATATATTTAGAGTCTCCTTTTAATTATAGAGACAATGCAAGGCTTTATATATCAACCGATTCCCCAGACCCAGCAAGCGATAGTTTTAATGATTATACATCAAAAGTACTTCTTAATGTATGCGATATTACAGGCGGGCGTGCATTTATACTTTTTACGGCATTCTCTTCTTTAATGAAAGTTTATGAAACAACAGTTGAAAAGCTAAAAGAAAAAAATATTAATGCCCTTGCACAGACTGCTTCAATACATAGACATACTTTACTTGATATGTTTAAGGCTTCAGAAAATAATGTTTTATTTGGAGTAGATTCTTTTTGGGAGGGTGTTGATGTTGCAGGTAAAAATCTTGAGGCTGTAATTATACCAAAACTACCATTTGCTGTTCCTACAGACCCCATAAGCGAAGGAAGGTATAAATATATTGAGGAAAACGGAGGAAATGCTTTTTTGGATTATGCTCTGCCTTTTGCTGTTATTAAGTTTAAACAAGGTTTTGGACGACTTATAAGAAGCAAAGAAGACAGAGGGATAGTGTTTGTTTTGGATAAAAGACTATATACAAAAAATTACGGCATGCAGTTTATAAACTCACTTCCAAATGCAAGCATATTGAGAGCAAGCATAAAAGAAATTTTTAAAGATATGAACAATTTCTTTGAGCAATAA
- a CDS encoding DUF4132 domain-containing protein: protein MENNNEEQIRNKFEKIFQYENNKDAFLDYFYGRTNSCHTSIRYYLTDDQEIFKFYFDENTKEEDKKALSRYAATVIKYIYKGDTTNKILRLCVGEDLEKVLIESYNITYEREYGTKYAKSGLIHNEANKYIQIQVNNLGGFLGLEYYTPKDFNQYLEKVKNDNEILLKKAPHLLLTIFVYLINRDDDKSLIKQLLNYIDSLKINDEETTALLFTIADKDEEVYKRLINILNKDNNMIYFLVNISREMVGRTGQLYKRLFKSYSEDKLYYYYTRELIPEYLKICSFPKECILLSKILNDNTLFISKHTLEVKKLYDEDKETFYKLYEIIEKSKFEQLYLDYAMLSSIMLASGDNKYNIDINSIVAKLKEICVYLLETNVVIKSFDEIISKSIKYVKENPYSNHSHYLSAIMSLDEVNDEASEITTKLLKHYGIYGKISIYVSTQKIFYNRDILSIKEKLVNDKKVQLKDIYLSLLDSKDDIITLIKNNLEETKTIIEDKSFITSITANIQGTISFIDYIFSDKLKNLIDNKFDFVFKVLDTAKSKEIKKHCVSVISNNESIVRSEVEKLANEGKEASRTVYKEIIKYWDLQKFDDDFQFTSVDEINEYLNKYYNEGHETLIKDIDENILSNILLKDKQTKAPLKIVQYVFMEYIALKEPSILKDCNKIAEFFDIDSFRNALDNIYTNWLNNKADTKLKNILIPYCIFQPEDKLLKLKTQIEEWALNSRGALAAHAVYAIALNASKFALVLVDTMSVKVKNNQVKNAAKDALKKTAKALEISEDELIDKIIPDLDFDKKGMRELHYGGEADRVFKLQIKNDFTIEVTDSNDKVLKSLPTPNSKDDKAIADASKKELTLIKKNIKMISSNQMRRLNKVLLNGRKWSYKTFNELFVDNPIMNIFALKLIWGVYDENNNLIESFRYMEDGSFNTFDEEEYIFEDSLKNKKNITLVHPIELDEDKLSKWRNQLSDYEILQPINQLNLLFEEVKEEHIKNNKIISFEDKEITAGEIMSMANKMSFERSRDIEDGGSYNCYELKDSILEIACRINFEYMWFGMDASEKVTFIDITFHKLDENSNYDYEECVNPLEINKRFTSSIYGTVKSYFIK from the coding sequence ATGGAAAATAATAATGAAGAACAAATAAGAAATAAGTTTGAAAAAATATTCCAATATGAAAACAATAAGGACGCATTCCTTGATTATTTTTATGGAAGAACAAACAGCTGCCATACTTCAATAAGGTATTACCTCACTGATGACCAAGAAATTTTCAAATTTTATTTTGATGAAAATACTAAAGAAGAAGATAAAAAAGCTTTATCAAGATACGCTGCAACTGTAATTAAATATATATATAAAGGCGATACTACCAATAAAATTTTAAGATTATGCGTTGGTGAAGATTTAGAAAAAGTATTAATAGAAAGTTATAATATTACATATGAAAGAGAATATGGTACAAAATATGCTAAGTCTGGTTTAATCCATAATGAAGCAAATAAGTACATACAAATACAAGTAAATAATTTGGGGGGGTTTTTAGGATTAGAATATTATACTCCTAAAGACTTTAATCAATATTTAGAAAAAGTAAAAAATGATAATGAAATATTATTAAAAAAAGCACCTCATTTATTATTGACTATTTTTGTATACCTCATAAATAGAGATGATGATAAAAGCCTTATTAAACAATTATTAAATTATATAGACTCTCTAAAAATTAATGATGAAGAAACTACTGCACTGCTTTTTACTATAGCTGATAAAGATGAAGAAGTGTATAAAAGATTAATCAATATTTTAAATAAAGATAATAATATGATTTATTTTCTTGTAAATATATCACGTGAAATGGTAGGAAGAACAGGACAATTATATAAAAGATTATTTAAAAGCTATTCAGAGGATAAACTATATTATTACTATACGAGAGAACTTATACCTGAATATTTAAAAATATGCTCTTTCCCTAAAGAATGTATTTTATTAAGCAAAATACTTAATGACAACACTCTTTTTATTTCTAAGCATACATTGGAAGTAAAAAAATTATATGATGAAGATAAAGAAACTTTTTATAAACTTTATGAGATAATAGAAAAATCAAAATTTGAACAATTATATCTTGATTATGCTATGCTTTCATCAATTATGCTTGCAAGCGGTGATAATAAATATAATATTGATATTAATTCTATTGTAGCAAAGTTAAAAGAAATATGCGTATATTTATTAGAAACAAATGTAGTTATTAAAAGTTTTGATGAAATAATTTCTAAAAGCATTAAATATGTAAAAGAAAATCCTTATAGCAATCATAGTCATTATTTGTCAGCTATAATGTCGCTTGACGAAGTAAATGATGAAGCATCAGAAATTACTACTAAATTATTAAAGCATTATGGAATATATGGTAAAATTTCTATTTATGTTTCTACTCAGAAAATATTCTATAACAGAGATATTTTATCAATTAAAGAAAAATTAGTTAATGATAAAAAAGTGCAGTTAAAAGATATTTATTTATCATTATTAGACTCAAAAGATGATATTATCACTCTTATAAAAAACAATTTAGAAGAAACAAAAACTATTATTGAAGATAAATCATTTATCACTTCTATAACAGCAAATATTCAAGGCACTATATCATTTATCGATTATATTTTTAGTGATAAGTTAAAAAATTTGATAGATAATAAATTCGATTTTGTTTTCAAAGTTCTAGACACAGCAAAATCAAAAGAAATAAAAAAACATTGTGTATCAGTAATCAGTAATAATGAAAGCATTGTAAGAAGCGAAGTAGAAAAATTAGCAAATGAAGGAAAAGAAGCATCAAGAACAGTTTATAAAGAAATAATTAAATATTGGGATTTACAGAAGTTTGATGATGATTTTCAATTTACAAGCGTTGACGAAATAAACGAATATTTAAATAAATACTATAATGAAGGACATGAAACTCTAATAAAAGATATAGATGAAAATATACTTTCTAATATTTTATTAAAAGATAAACAAACTAAGGCACCTTTAAAAATAGTTCAGTATGTGTTTATGGAATATATTGCTTTAAAAGAGCCTTCTATATTAAAAGACTGCAACAAGATAGCAGAGTTTTTTGATATTGATTCATTTAGAAATGCACTTGATAATATATATACAAATTGGCTTAACAACAAAGCAGATACAAAATTAAAAAATATACTTATTCCATATTGTATTTTCCAGCCTGAAGATAAACTCTTAAAATTAAAAACTCAAATTGAAGAATGGGCATTAAATTCAAGAGGAGCATTAGCAGCACATGCAGTATATGCTATAGCATTAAATGCAAGCAAATTTGCATTAGTATTAGTTGATACAATGTCTGTAAAAGTAAAAAATAATCAGGTAAAAAATGCTGCAAAAGATGCATTAAAAAAGACTGCCAAAGCATTAGAGATTTCAGAAGATGAGCTAATAGATAAAATAATACCAGATTTGGACTTTGATAAAAAAGGAATGAGAGAACTTCATTATGGAGGAGAAGCTGACAGAGTATTTAAACTTCAAATAAAAAATGATTTCACTATCGAAGTAACAGATTCAAATGACAAAGTTTTAAAATCACTACCCACACCAAACAGCAAAGACGATAAGGCAATAGCAGATGCTTCTAAAAAAGAATTAACTTTGATAAAGAAAAATATAAAAATGATAAGCTCTAATCAAATGAGAAGATTAAATAAAGTATTATTAAATGGAAGAAAATGGTCTTATAAAACTTTTAATGAGCTTTTTGTTGACAACCCTATAATGAATATATTTGCTTTAAAGCTTATATGGGGAGTTTATGATGAAAATAATAATTTAATAGAAAGTTTTAGATATATGGAAGATGGAAGTTTTAATACTTTTGATGAAGAAGAATATATATTTGAAGATAGTCTAAAAAACAAAAAAAATATTACTTTAGTTCACCCCATAGAATTAGACGAAGATAAATTATCAAAATGGAGAAATCAATTAAGCGACTACGAAATATTACAGCCTATTAATCAGCTTAACTTATTATTTGAAGAAGTGAAAGAAGAGCATATAAAAAATAACAAAATCATTTCATTTGAAGATAAAGAAATAACAGCAGGCGAGATTATGTCAATGGCAAATAAAATGTCATTTGAAAGAAGCAGAGATATTGAAGACGGCGGAAGCTATAATTGTTATGAATTAAAAGATTCAATATTAGAAATCGCATGCCGTATAAATTTTGAATATATGTGGTTTGGAATGGATGCGAGTGAAAAAGTAACATTTATAGATATTACTTTCCACAAGTTAGATGAAAATTCAAACTATGATTATGAAGAATGCGTAAATCCTTTAGAAATTAATAAGAGATTTACTTCATCAATATACGGAACAGTAAAATCTTATTTTATAAAGTAA
- a CDS encoding Gfo/Idh/MocA family protein, translating into MKKINIGFIGAGSIAEIMAKTIAKIKDVESYAVSARDIKRSKAFAKKHGFKKFYGSYEEMVKDENVDLVYIATPHSHHYEHIKLCLNNNKNVLCEKAFTVNTKQARDVILLAKKKKLLLAEAIWTRYMPSRDIINETIKSGIIGKVSSLTANLGYVINKKERLIEPELAGGALLDVGVYTINFALMVFGNKIKKIDSTCVKTKKGVDEQNSITLTFDDGKMAVLNSTMSALTNREGVINGDKGYIVVKNINNPESITVYSLDRKVVKTIKVPKQISGYEYEVISCADAIRNKKLECKEMPHEDIIRVMNIMDTLRRSWKIKYPFEK; encoded by the coding sequence ATGAAAAAAATTAATATAGGTTTTATAGGTGCAGGTTCTATAGCTGAAATTATGGCTAAAACTATTGCAAAAATTAAAGATGTAGAATCTTATGCTGTGAGTGCAAGAGATATAAAAAGAAGTAAGGCATTTGCTAAAAAACATGGATTTAAAAAGTTTTATGGTTCTTATGAAGAGATGGTTAAAGATGAAAATGTAGATTTGGTTTATATAGCAACACCTCATTCTCATCATTATGAGCATATAAAATTGTGTCTTAATAATAATAAAAATGTTTTATGTGAAAAGGCTTTTACAGTTAATACAAAACAAGCGAGAGATGTTATTTTACTTGCCAAAAAGAAAAAACTTTTACTTGCTGAAGCTATTTGGACTAGATATATGCCAAGCAGAGATATAATTAATGAAACTATAAAAAGCGGCATTATAGGTAAAGTAAGTTCTCTAACAGCAAATTTAGGATATGTTATAAATAAAAAAGAAAGATTGATAGAACCAGAATTAGCAGGAGGAGCTTTGCTTGATGTTGGAGTTTATACTATCAATTTTGCTCTTATGGTATTTGGAAATAAAATAAAAAAAATAGATTCTACTTGCGTGAAAACTAAAAAAGGAGTAGATGAACAAAACTCTATTACGCTTACTTTTGATGACGGCAAAATGGCAGTATTAAACAGCACTATGTCAGCATTAACAAATAGGGAAGGTGTTATTAACGGAGATAAAGGGTACATTGTTGTAAAAAATATTAATAATCCAGAAAGCATAACAGTTTATTCATTAGATAGAAAAGTTGTAAAAACTATTAAAGTTCCAAAACAAATAAGCGGTTATGAATATGAGGTTATTTCTTGTGCAGATGCTATTAGAAATAAAAAGTTAGAATGTAAAGAGATGCCTCATGAAGATATTATAAGAGTTATGAATATAATGGATACTTTAAGAAGAAGCTGGAAGATAAAATATCCTTTTGAAAAGTAA
- the hemH gene encoding ferrochelatase: MNTVEKKKNVILLNMGGPRNIQEINTFLVNMFNDYHILNIKNSFIRNMVAKKIVNKIKPDVISHYEAIGGKSPINEYTEKLVNKLNKLDSSADYKYIMNYTPPYAYDVLKELKNKNVEEITLFSMYPQYSEVTVKSSLESVYKAIKKLKYNPKINIIDRYYYDYNYNNSIVQLIKESIVNKNPEEYVLIFSAHSIPKMYADKGDPYEYECNYNIEILKEKLHEEGLNFKDIVLSYQSKIGKIEWLSPATIDIIKKYKGEKLIIYPLAFTIDNSETIYEIDMEYRKEAINKYDIKDFILVPCLNDNLNFAKAIIELSRNAEIYNSNISDIKEIV; encoded by the coding sequence ATGAATACTGTTGAAAAGAAAAAAAATGTTATATTATTAAATATGGGCGGACCAAGAAATATTCAAGAAATAAATACTTTTTTAGTGAATATGTTTAATGATTATCATATTCTAAATATAAAAAATAGTTTTATAAGAAATATGGTAGCAAAAAAAATAGTAAATAAAATAAAGCCTGATGTTATAAGTCACTATGAAGCTATAGGCGGAAAATCTCCTATAAATGAATATACAGAAAAATTGGTAAATAAACTTAATAAATTAGACAGTTCAGCAGATTATAAATATATTATGAATTATACTCCTCCTTATGCTTATGATGTGCTGAAAGAATTAAAAAATAAAAATGTAGAAGAAATTACATTATTTAGTATGTATCCTCAATATTCAGAAGTTACAGTAAAATCATCATTAGAAAGTGTTTATAAGGCTATAAAAAAATTAAAATATAATCCTAAAATTAATATAATAGACAGATACTATTATGATTATAATTATAATAATTCTATAGTACAATTAATAAAAGAGTCAATAGTAAATAAAAATCCCGAAGAATATGTATTAATATTTTCAGCACACTCAATACCAAAAATGTATGCTGATAAAGGTGACCCATATGAATATGAATGTAATTATAATATAGAAATATTAAAAGAAAAACTACATGAAGAAGGACTTAATTTCAAAGACATTGTTCTTTCTTATCAATCAAAAATAGGAAAAATTGAATGGCTTTCTCCTGCCACAATAGACATAATAAAAAAATATAAAGGAGAAAAATTAATAATATATCCATTAGCATTTACAATAGACAATTCTGAAACAATTTATGAAATAGATATGGAATACAGAAAAGAAGCTATAAATAAATATGATATAAAAGATTTTATACTAGTACCTTGTTTAAATGATAATTTAAATTTTGCTAAAGCTATCATTGAGTTATCAAGAAATGCTGAAATATACAATTCAAATATATCAGATATTAAAGAAATAGTTTAA